A DNA window from Selenomonas sp. oral taxon 126 contains the following coding sequences:
- the hutW gene encoding heme anaerobic degradation radical SAM methyltransferase ChuW/HutW: MNTFETKLAGLSEEARGWLLGTKSANPLGCAFTKKRVVHPGAGGKRMIMDKAEQTRIWAELMNAAPNPADERSVYIHIPFCDKKCSYCGFFQNFTREEAAHHYVDVLLDELDAAADTPYVQGAPFQAVFFGGGTPTALSDADLSRLVRAVRDRLPLTSDCEITLEGRIHDLSESKVEAAMNAGINRFSLGVQSFDTRVRQSIGRIDDRDTVIATLHRMVEKQGAVVIADLIYGLPYQSMEVWENDVRTQFEIGIAGGDLYQLNVFPSSELARRIESGDLPMLPTTEEQAEYFRRGLEIVAEYPMARRIDTTHWTTDHRERSIYNTLAKRGNDVLAFGSGAGGFIGQMMWRNHGALAPYEKMVEEGSKPFQFMGEQADEHRMHSEIGDQIEHGYLYAPFFEKKYGVDLLTELAPLLAAWEENGLVTRTATGFRLTLAGEFWHDNLIQGFLEAYALTQEAEVKLRKENVALQDMIPKSVRSMLEAMFPDGMPPQMAAALAGKPTPEMENHPHMQMLKNLIEKEREKERAAGDSAPDLNTVMRTSTRELGKAV, from the coding sequence ATGAATACGTTTGAGACGAAGCTCGCAGGTCTCTCCGAGGAGGCGCGCGGCTGGCTGCTCGGCACGAAGTCGGCGAACCCGCTCGGCTGTGCCTTTACGAAGAAGCGCGTCGTGCACCCGGGTGCGGGCGGCAAGCGCATGATTATGGACAAGGCGGAGCAGACGCGCATCTGGGCGGAGCTGATGAATGCAGCGCCCAATCCCGCTGATGAGCGTTCAGTCTACATCCATATCCCGTTCTGCGACAAGAAATGCAGCTACTGCGGCTTCTTCCAGAACTTCACGCGCGAGGAGGCGGCGCATCACTATGTCGATGTGCTTCTCGATGAGCTGGATGCGGCGGCGGATACGCCGTATGTGCAGGGCGCGCCCTTTCAGGCGGTGTTCTTCGGCGGCGGCACGCCGACGGCTCTGAGCGATGCCGATCTCTCGCGCCTCGTGCGCGCTGTACGCGATCGTCTGCCGCTGACGAGCGACTGCGAGATCACGCTCGAGGGACGCATTCACGACCTCTCGGAGAGCAAGGTCGAGGCGGCGATGAACGCGGGCATCAACCGTTTCTCCCTCGGCGTGCAGTCCTTTGACACGCGTGTCCGTCAGTCCATCGGGCGCATTGACGACCGCGATACGGTCATTGCAACGCTCCACCGCATGGTGGAGAAGCAGGGCGCTGTCGTCATCGCCGACCTCATCTATGGGCTGCCCTATCAGTCGATGGAGGTCTGGGAGAACGACGTGCGCACGCAGTTCGAGATCGGGATTGCGGGCGGCGACCTCTACCAGCTCAACGTCTTCCCGTCGAGCGAACTGGCACGCCGCATCGAGTCGGGGGATCTGCCCATGCTCCCGACGACGGAGGAGCAGGCGGAGTATTTCCGGCGCGGGCTTGAGATTGTCGCGGAGTACCCGATGGCACGCCGCATCGATACGACGCATTGGACGACGGATCACCGCGAGCGCAGCATTTACAACACGCTTGCAAAGCGCGGCAACGACGTGCTCGCCTTCGGCTCGGGCGCGGGCGGCTTCATTGGACAGATGATGTGGCGCAATCACGGCGCGCTCGCACCGTATGAGAAGATGGTCGAAGAAGGCTCGAAGCCGTTCCAGTTTATGGGCGAGCAGGCGGATGAACACCGTATGCACAGCGAGATCGGCGATCAGATCGAGCACGGCTACCTCTACGCGCCGTTCTTCGAGAAGAAATACGGCGTCGACCTCCTCACCGAGCTTGCGCCGCTCCTCGCCGCATGGGAGGAGAACGGTCTCGTCACGCGCACGGCGACGGGCTTCCGTCTGACGCTCGCGGGCGAGTTCTGGCACGACAACCTCATTCAGGGCTTCCTCGAGGCGTATGCGCTCACGCAGGAGGCCGAGGTAAAGCTCCGCAAGGAGAACGTCGCCCTGCAGGATATGATTCCGAAATCCGTGCGATCCATGCTCGAGGCGATGTTCCCGGACGGGATGCCTCCACAGATGGCGGCGGCACTCGCGGGCAAACCCACGCCCGAGATGGAGAACCATCCACATATGCAGATGCTCAAGAACCTCATCGAAAAAGAGCGGGAGAAGGAGCGCGCCGCAGGCGATTCCGCCCCCGACCTCAATACCGTCATGCGCACCTCCACACGTGAACTTGGAAAAGCTGTGTAA
- a CDS encoding flavodoxin family protein yields MNNEVAVIYSSRTGNTEKVAKQLAEALGATCHSVKDTSAVPEGADLCVGTWIDRGTADAGAKKYIESLRGRRVFLYGTLGAEPESEHAEKCIANIRALFDPSNEILGAILVQGAIDPMLIEMFKSMPKDNVHAFTEENAARYAAAASHPDASDFAQVIAAAKEALA; encoded by the coding sequence ATGAACAATGAAGTTGCTGTCATCTACTCCTCGCGCACGGGGAATACGGAGAAGGTTGCAAAGCAGTTGGCGGAGGCGCTCGGCGCAACCTGTCACAGCGTGAAGGATACGTCGGCGGTGCCCGAGGGCGCGGATCTCTGCGTCGGTACGTGGATCGACCGTGGAACGGCGGACGCAGGTGCGAAGAAGTACATCGAGAGCCTGCGCGGACGGCGCGTTTTCCTCTACGGAACGCTCGGAGCGGAGCCGGAGTCGGAGCACGCGGAGAAGTGCATCGCGAACATCCGCGCACTCTTCGACCCGTCGAATGAGATTCTCGGCGCGATTCTCGTGCAGGGGGCGATTGACCCGATGCTGATCGAGATGTTCAAGAGTATGCCGAAGGACAATGTGCATGCCTTTACCGAGGAGAACGCGGCGCGCTATGCGGCGGCGGCAAGTCATCCGGACGCATCGGATTTTGCACAGGTCATCGCGGCGGCGAAGGAGGCTCTCGCATGA
- a CDS encoding DUF134 domain-containing protein yields the protein MPRPKRCRRIWSYPDFWSFAPEDAEEEQDETVILGLDEFETIRQIDYCRRTQEECAVAMGVSRATVTGIYESARFKLADAIVCGKRIRIAGGAYQIEEAAVPRMKEKGEYTMRIAVPYTEGQIEQHFGRAKQFKFYDVATNVAEEIVDTVGEGHGALAAFLHTAQADLVICGGIGAGAQTALAEAGIQLVSGVKGDADEAVKQHLAGTLVANADGGKCKHRHQHGKHGEHGYGHGDHHAHGEHGEHCGHHHAHGEHGAH from the coding sequence ATGCCACGACCGAAGCGATGCAGACGCATATGGAGCTATCCGGACTTTTGGAGCTTCGCGCCGGAGGATGCAGAGGAGGAGCAGGACGAGACTGTCATTCTCGGACTGGACGAGTTCGAGACGATCCGACAGATCGACTACTGCCGTCGGACGCAGGAGGAATGTGCCGTAGCGATGGGCGTGTCCCGCGCGACGGTGACGGGCATCTATGAGTCTGCACGGTTCAAGCTCGCGGATGCGATCGTCTGTGGGAAGCGCATCCGCATTGCGGGCGGCGCGTATCAGATCGAGGAGGCGGCAGTGCCCCGTATGAAAGAAAAAGGAGAGTATACGATGAGAATTGCAGTACCCTATACAGAAGGTCAGATCGAGCAGCATTTCGGTAGAGCAAAGCAGTTCAAGTTCTACGATGTTGCAACCAATGTGGCTGAGGAGATTGTGGACACGGTCGGCGAGGGGCATGGCGCACTCGCGGCATTTCTTCACACGGCGCAGGCGGATCTCGTTATCTGCGGCGGCATCGGCGCGGGCGCACAGACGGCGCTCGCCGAGGCGGGCATTCAGCTCGTCTCGGGCGTGAAGGGTGATGCGGATGAGGCTGTGAAGCAGCACCTCGCGGGGACGCTTGTGGCGAATGCGGATGGCGGCAAATGCAAGCACCGTCACCAGCACGGCAAGCATGGTGAACATGGCTACGGTCACGGCGATCACCATGCGCATGGAGAGCACGGCGAACACTGCGGACATCACCACGCACATGGGGAACACGGCGCGCACTGA
- a CDS encoding cysteine desulfurase family protein, producing the protein MSIYLDYNASAPIAPAVLQVMVDVYQNRSGNADSRTHSYGDEARAVVETARKQVASLLGISPSEVFFTSGATESSNIAIQGLAEYAHRSGKCHIITSSIEHKAVLETVRMMERQGFDVDFVAPEPSGRVDAAKIVDKLRDTTLLVSLMHVNNETGIIQPVEELGAELAARDVLFHVDATQSCGKLVDELRTLAYHMLSFSAHKLRGPQGIGILVLRKKGYRRPPVKAIMYGGQQEHGLRPGTIPVALAAGCGAACALAEVHYAEDAVRLKEMKERAMELLDASELSYAVNGDPAHCLPNTLNVCLHGVSSEALMIATKQYCAVSNGSACTSTDYTPSYVLAAMGLSAERIASSIRISWGADTDRERFSEEFAKLLTVARELAQ; encoded by the coding sequence ATGAGCATCTATCTGGACTACAATGCCTCCGCCCCGATTGCCCCCGCCGTCCTGCAAGTGATGGTGGACGTATACCAAAACCGAAGCGGAAATGCGGACAGCCGCACCCATTCCTATGGTGACGAGGCGCGTGCCGTCGTGGAGACGGCGCGTAAACAGGTCGCGTCGCTGCTCGGGATTTCCCCGTCTGAGGTGTTCTTTACAAGCGGTGCGACGGAGAGCAGCAACATCGCCATACAGGGGCTTGCGGAATACGCCCACAGGAGTGGGAAATGCCACATCATCACATCCTCCATTGAACACAAGGCGGTGCTTGAGACGGTCAGGATGATGGAGCGGCAGGGATTTGACGTCGATTTCGTTGCCCCCGAGCCGTCCGGACGCGTCGATGCGGCGAAGATCGTGGACAAACTCCGTGATACAACCCTCCTCGTCAGCCTCATGCACGTCAATAACGAGACGGGGATTATACAGCCTGTGGAGGAATTGGGTGCGGAACTGGCGGCGCGGGATGTTCTCTTTCATGTCGATGCTACGCAGAGCTGCGGCAAACTGGTCGATGAACTGCGTACACTTGCGTATCATATGCTTTCGTTCAGTGCGCATAAGCTGCGTGGCCCGCAGGGCATCGGCATTCTCGTCCTGCGAAAGAAGGGGTACAGACGTCCTCCTGTAAAGGCGATCATGTACGGTGGGCAGCAGGAGCACGGTCTGCGTCCCGGTACGATCCCCGTCGCACTCGCCGCAGGCTGTGGAGCAGCGTGTGCGCTTGCCGAGGTACACTATGCGGAGGATGCAGTGCGTCTGAAGGAGATGAAAGAACGCGCGATGGAGCTGCTTGATGCCTCCGAGCTCTCCTATGCGGTCAATGGTGATCCCGCGCACTGCCTCCCGAACACACTCAATGTCTGTCTGCATGGTGTTTCCTCTGAGGCTCTGATGATCGCGACAAAGCAGTACTGTGCCGTGTCGAATGGCTCTGCCTGCACCTCGACCGACTATACGCCGAGCTACGTCCTCGCGGCGATGGGGCTGTCCGCAGAGCGCATTGCAAGCTCCATCCGCATCAGTTGGGGCGCGGACACCGATCGCGAACGCTTCAGCGAAGAATTTGCAAAGCTGCTCACGGTGGCAAGGGAACTCGCACAATAA
- the dndE gene encoding DNA sulfur modification protein DndE translates to MLIKQVRLSHQAKEQLGRLKAKTGIRSRNVLCRWALAYSLAEQSVPTDSEIAADSNVEMSWHTFGGEYYEIYEALIRAWCLRMGLPTDDETVVKYFRLNLERGIAHLAGTGFIRSVDDLLLLAVKKA, encoded by the coding sequence ATGCTGATTAAACAAGTTCGCTTATCCCATCAGGCGAAGGAACAGCTGGGGCGGCTCAAGGCAAAAACAGGCATCCGCAGTCGGAATGTTCTCTGCCGTTGGGCACTGGCGTACTCGTTGGCGGAGCAAAGCGTGCCGACCGATTCGGAAATTGCGGCGGACAGCAACGTGGAGATGTCCTGGCACACGTTCGGCGGCGAGTACTACGAGATCTACGAGGCTCTCATACGCGCGTGGTGTCTGCGCATGGGGCTGCCGACGGATGACGAGACGGTTGTGAAATACTTTCGGCTGAACCTCGAGCGCGGCATTGCACATCTTGCAGGGACAGGATTTATTCGAAGCGTGGATGATCTCCTGTTGTTGGCGGTGAAAAAAGCATGA
- the dndD gene encoding DNA sulfur modification protein DndD, producing the protein SGAEIAAELEQNQNALVDCAAGELPLVLVQDLVRTIKLQAQDEHNDRVMTEALAAIDVLLAEYAVQHAEQQEANVSFLSYVRAQTLAEAVTPFYHLSDHALFQMGALVEELLAESTQRARRLLEEKAALQEKLDACDRHLALGADEQTLGSLTEEIRAQEAAVDRLTVEHARAEQEMRAAEASLGTVTIDYSRAREVYLQNAELRDDNARMGKYANMALQLTEAFSAALQQRKTGVLGETITACYKKLANKKHLIDRIEMDAETLDLVYLDADGAEVAKEALSAGEKQLMVIAILWALAICSKKKLPVIIDTPLARLDTMHRMALVTNYFPHAGDQTIILSTDAEIDSYFYEQMLPAIGDTYTLRYDEETKSTVVLKGYFQEHAD; encoded by the coding sequence AGCGGCGCCGAAATCGCCGCAGAGCTCGAACAGAATCAAAACGCTCTTGTGGACTGTGCAGCGGGGGAACTGCCGCTGGTTTTGGTGCAGGACCTTGTCCGTACGATCAAGCTGCAGGCGCAGGATGAACACAATGACCGCGTGATGACGGAGGCACTTGCTGCGATTGATGTGCTGCTCGCGGAATACGCCGTTCAACATGCGGAGCAGCAGGAGGCAAATGTCTCCTTTTTGTCATATGTGCGTGCGCAGACGCTCGCGGAGGCAGTTACGCCGTTCTATCATCTATCCGATCATGCGCTGTTTCAGATGGGGGCACTCGTCGAGGAGCTGCTTGCAGAGAGTACGCAGCGCGCGCGCCGCCTCTTGGAAGAGAAGGCGGCATTGCAGGAGAAATTGGACGCGTGCGACCGCCATCTTGCACTGGGGGCGGACGAGCAGACACTCGGCAGCCTCACGGAGGAGATCCGTGCACAGGAAGCCGCCGTGGATCGACTGACGGTGGAGCACGCGCGCGCGGAGCAGGAGATGCGCGCTGCAGAGGCGTCGCTTGGTACTGTGACCATTGACTACAGCCGTGCACGGGAAGTGTATTTGCAGAACGCCGAACTGCGGGACGACAATGCGCGTATGGGGAAATATGCCAATATGGCACTGCAGCTGACGGAAGCATTCTCCGCCGCACTCCAACAGAGGAAAACAGGCGTGCTCGGCGAAACAATCACAGCATGCTATAAGAAACTGGCGAACAAGAAGCATTTGATTGATCGGATTGAGATGGATGCCGAGACACTTGACCTCGTCTATCTGGATGCGGACGGCGCAGAGGTTGCCAAGGAGGCACTGTCGGCGGGCGAAAAGCAGCTGATGGTGATTGCAATCCTCTGGGCACTTGCGATCTGCTCGAAGAAGAAACTGCCCGTGATTATCGACACCCCCCTTGCGCGTCTTGACACCATGCACCGCATGGCACTCGTGACGAATTATTTCCCGCACGCGGGCGATCAGACGATCATCCTGTCCACAGATGCCGAAATAGATTCGTACTTCTATGAACAAATGCTGCCGGCGATTGGGGACACGTATACGCTCCGCTACGATGAGGAGACAAAGAGCACAGTGGTATTGAAAGGATATTTTCAGGAACATGCTGATTAA
- a CDS encoding AAA family ATPase, with protein sequence MIIKRLTIENFGVYAGENCFAFTNRRPIVLIGGMNGHGKTTFLAAILLALYGENSAAYRESRHRSYRSYLRAYVNRNNGNENAAIELEFCMNESTQQTYCIRRSWSAGAKGGNETLFVRENGAYSDFLTQNWAMFVENILPAALARFFFFDGEKIAELAVEENNAQVKESIRAMLGISVLDVLKSDLSRILRRIARSGKGDDARNALDELRQKKEAQTEALSALVTRVTQLHAEVDAGKAHLDEMRHVHTVRGGDVRAAREEL encoded by the coding sequence ATGATAATCAAGCGGCTGACGATTGAGAATTTCGGCGTGTATGCGGGGGAAAACTGCTTTGCATTTACGAACCGCCGCCCAATCGTGCTGATCGGCGGCATGAACGGACACGGCAAGACGACCTTTCTCGCGGCGATTCTCCTCGCGCTCTATGGCGAAAATTCTGCGGCATATCGGGAGAGCCGGCATCGTTCCTATCGAAGTTATCTGCGTGCGTATGTAAATCGAAACAATGGGAATGAAAATGCGGCGATCGAACTCGAGTTTTGTATGAATGAGAGTACGCAGCAGACCTACTGCATTCGACGTTCATGGAGCGCGGGGGCAAAGGGCGGGAACGAGACCCTGTTCGTTCGGGAAAACGGCGCATATAGTGATTTCCTCACACAGAATTGGGCGATGTTCGTGGAGAATATTCTGCCCGCCGCGCTTGCGCGTTTTTTCTTCTTTGACGGGGAGAAAATTGCAGAGCTCGCGGTCGAAGAAAACAACGCGCAGGTGAAGGAGTCCATCCGTGCCATGCTCGGGATCAGCGTTCTTGATGTGCTGAAAAGCGATCTCTCTCGCATCTTGCGGCGTATTGCACGCAGCGGCAAGGGCGACGATGCACGCAATGCACTCGATGAACTGCGTCAAAAAAAAGAAGCGCAGACAGAGGCACTGTCCGCTCTCGTCACTCGCGTTACGCAGCTCCACGCGGAGGTTGATGCAGGGAAGGCGCATCTGGACGAAATGCGCCATGTCCATACTGTACGAGGTGGAGATGTGCGTGCGGCGCGCGAGGAACTCCA
- the dndC gene encoding DNA phosphorothioation system sulfurtransferase DndC yields MGNITKDSINGMMTTIQNLYLSDSIPWMIGYSGGKDSTAAVQLVWMAIEALPQEQRKKTVHIMNTDTLVESPVVARWVERSLDAMQEAAEERGLPFVSVRLTPDWNDTFWVNLIGRGYPFPRMKYRWCTDRLKVRPVNNFIRNKIAEHGEVILVLGTRKQESARRSRTMTNLEKKRVRELLSPNPTLANELVFSPLEVWSDDDVWVFLMQYKNPWGYSNMDLMTMYRGATADNECPLMVDRSLPSCGKSRFGCWVCTMVESDKSMEAMIANDEEKEWMLPLLEFRNEFGDLAGDRERRIFRRMRGNLQGHYGQLFHGPYKREVREHWLRRLLEIQRHINETGPDEFHDLALIRMEELRAIRRIWVCDKHEFTDALPRIYEDVTGRSFADPEWIASDHFAREEWDVLADVCARLYGDEELAFEMMYSLVDIESRAAGLGDRKGILEAMERVIGQTFYRNEEDATQYYAARMTRKKEMGAAYNEIFLDAVRAEGHMDIEDEE; encoded by the coding sequence ATGGGAAATATAACCAAAGACAGCATCAACGGCATGATGACGACGATTCAAAATCTATATTTGTCCGACAGCATACCGTGGATGATTGGTTATTCGGGGGGCAAGGACAGCACCGCCGCCGTACAGCTCGTGTGGATGGCGATCGAGGCACTGCCGCAGGAGCAGAGGAAAAAGACCGTCCACATCATGAACACGGACACACTGGTCGAGTCGCCTGTTGTCGCGCGGTGGGTGGAACGGTCACTCGATGCGATGCAGGAGGCGGCAGAGGAGCGCGGCCTTCCCTTTGTCTCCGTACGCCTAACCCCCGATTGGAACGACACGTTTTGGGTCAATCTGATCGGCAGGGGATATCCCTTCCCTCGCATGAAATACCGTTGGTGCACGGACCGTCTGAAGGTGCGCCCGGTCAACAATTTCATACGGAACAAGATCGCGGAGCATGGCGAGGTCATTTTGGTGCTCGGCACGCGCAAGCAGGAGAGTGCACGCCGCAGCCGCACGATGACGAACCTCGAGAAAAAGCGCGTGCGTGAACTGCTCAGTCCGAATCCGACACTCGCGAATGAGCTGGTATTTTCGCCGCTCGAGGTGTGGTCGGACGATGATGTCTGGGTGTTCCTCATGCAGTACAAGAACCCGTGGGGCTACTCCAATATGGATCTGATGACCATGTACCGCGGTGCGACAGCAGACAACGAATGTCCGCTGATGGTCGATCGGAGTCTGCCCTCCTGCGGCAAGAGCCGCTTCGGCTGCTGGGTCTGCACAATGGTCGAAAGCGACAAGTCAATGGAGGCAATGATCGCCAACGACGAGGAAAAGGAATGGATGCTGCCCCTGCTCGAATTTCGCAATGAGTTTGGCGATCTCGCGGGGGATCGGGAGCGGAGAATTTTTCGGCGGATGCGCGGCAATCTCCAAGGGCACTACGGGCAGCTCTTTCACGGCCCGTACAAGAGGGAGGTGCGCGAGCATTGGCTGCGCCGTCTCTTGGAGATCCAGCGGCACATCAACGAGACAGGACCCGACGAGTTCCACGATCTTGCGCTCATCCGTATGGAGGAGTTGCGTGCCATTCGACGCATTTGGGTGTGTGACAAACACGAATTTACGGATGCACTTCCACGGATTTATGAGGATGTGACGGGACGGTCTTTTGCCGATCCGGAGTGGATCGCATCGGATCACTTCGCGCGGGAGGAGTGGGATGTTCTGGCGGATGTGTGCGCACGTCTCTACGGGGATGAGGAGCTGGCGTTTGAGATGATGTACAGCCTCGTGGACATTGAAAGCCGCGCTGCAGGTCTCGGTGACCGCAAGGGAATCCTCGAGGCGATGGAGCGCGTGATCGGACAGACCTTTTATCGGAATGAGGAAGACGCGACGCAGTACTATGCGGCGCGCATGACGCGAAAAAAGGAGATGGGTGCTGCGTACAACGAGATCTTTTTGGATGCAGTACGCGCGGAGGGACACATGGACATCGAGGATGAAGAATGA
- a CDS encoding ATP-binding protein, translating into MDVSIARERISAIVKPDSITAAQGDFLATHVPIKRLRLLNKFELTPTGGTECTEESVYEEFVRNPENRHQFIAVYGQSGTGKSHLIRWFEARFRAQMPEDEVVLFVRRSDNTLKGTIRQLLAMPEVQEIANREAYDRLTKAVVTEDEEKLKGRIYHDFINEIEHDDGSRDVCLKRIKQKRLTVFLSNDIVRAHLMAEDGPIARIYAKVAANTAVDRETVAQFVPEDFVLPMNLCEDIEASGADAKALHMMQALMVDEGGAEEARHTAAYMNCFVNDVIQRCAGIEAGDFRDIFQDIRR; encoded by the coding sequence ATGGACGTAAGCATTGCACGGGAGCGCATCTCCGCCATTGTAAAGCCGGACTCGATCACCGCCGCCCAGGGCGACTTTCTCGCAACTCATGTTCCGATCAAGCGCCTGCGCCTACTCAATAAATTTGAACTCACGCCGACGGGGGGCACGGAGTGTACGGAGGAGTCCGTCTATGAGGAATTCGTGCGGAATCCGGAGAACAGGCATCAGTTCATCGCCGTGTACGGGCAGAGCGGTACGGGGAAATCGCATCTGATCCGTTGGTTCGAGGCGCGTTTTCGCGCGCAGATGCCCGAGGATGAGGTCGTTCTCTTCGTGCGCCGCAGTGACAATACGCTGAAGGGAACTATACGGCAGCTGCTCGCGATGCCGGAGGTGCAGGAGATCGCGAACAGGGAGGCATATGATCGCCTGACGAAGGCTGTCGTGACCGAGGATGAGGAGAAGCTCAAGGGGCGCATCTATCATGACTTTATCAATGAAATAGAGCACGATGACGGCAGTCGTGATGTTTGCCTCAAAAGGATTAAACAAAAGCGCCTGACGGTGTTTCTCTCGAATGATATTGTGCGGGCGCATCTCATGGCGGAGGATGGACCGATTGCGCGCATCTATGCTAAGGTGGCCGCAAATACCGCTGTCGATCGGGAGACGGTCGCGCAGTTTGTGCCCGAGGATTTTGTCCTGCCAATGAATCTGTGTGAGGATATTGAAGCTTCGGGGGCGGATGCAAAGGCCTTGCACATGATGCAGGCACTGATGGTGGATGAGGGCGGGGCTGAGGAAGCCCGGCATACAGCTGCCTATATGAACTGCTTCGTGAATGACGTGATTCAGCGCTGCGCGGGGATCGAGGCGGGGGATTTCCGCGATATCTTTCAGGATATCCGCCGA